Proteins encoded together in one Sander lucioperca isolate FBNREF2018 chromosome 17, SLUC_FBN_1.2, whole genome shotgun sequence window:
- the fga gene encoding fibrinogen alpha chain isoform X5, with product MERLNVLICLGLICVASTLQAELVDPRGARPVEQGTRSETCATQREWPFCSDDEWGSKCPSGCRILGMINKYDHSALKKIEKIRSLLDLNKAKHRSADQVSKQTYDYLKDKLTLDSDNDNSYFNLAQSLRQRISEMKIKIDRQLRILAALKDRVKDQVVEMQRLEVDIDIKLRSCKGSCQSYTEYQVDRESYVALEKQVSQLDSQSAQNIESVGTLYVMKSRPLQGVIVDSIYKSKDVSSNTAGQQKEDMFPEVRAVQLVLEQEGSSSSSPATISKVPGTSLSPSTSSSSSSSSSSASSGTSTKSITELGGRGDGGGFFGMEVSQPSTGHVTTKTVSCTRSTRRTVVHTKTGPVEKVEEVIEGGPECSDMTDSTRGGLGALFPSLSHTSSSSSSSSSSSVTKTVQTGGTKGSLLDTKTEFGNPFDTGFDMGLFDTGATEDDLPDIHARSVKSVVTERQADYIGKDCVEAHQNHLKGETNGLFKIKPGGADSAQVVEVYCQQQGLMGGWLLVQQRESGALGFNRTWAEYRDGFGSVDANGNGEFWLGNQNLHLLTNQGESMLKVELEDWDGGVASAEYTVSVGAETEGYPLHVSGYTGDAGDALAMPVSDTPSHNGMKFSTFDKDNDVWEESCAERYGGGWWYNKCQTANLNGVYYKGAYDPEKNKPYETENGVVWVTYKPANYSLKTVRMFIRPAAF from the exons ATGGAGCGACTTAACGTACTCATCTGTCTCGGCTTGATTTGTGTGGCTTCAACTCTG caggccGAGTTGGTCGACCCCAGAGGAGCCCGACCGGTGGAGCAAGGCACCCGATCCGAAACTTGCGCCACGCAGAGGGAGTGGCCTTTCTGCTCAGACGATGAATGG GGCTCTAAATGCCCGTCGGGCTGCAGGATCCTGGGAATGATAAATAAATACGACCACAGCGCGCTGAAGAAGATCGAGAAGATCCGCAGCCTCCTGGATCTGAACAAAGCCAAGCACCGCTCCGCCGATCAGGTGTCCAAACAGACCTACGACTACCTAAAGGACAAACTCACCCTCGACTCTG ATAATGATAACAGCTACTTCAACCTGGCCCAGTCGCTGCGTCAGAGAATCTCGGAGATGAAGATCAAGATCGACCGACAGCTGAGGATCCTGGCTGCCCTGAAGGATCGAGTCAAAGACCAGGTGGTGGAGATGCAGAGGCTGGAG GTGGATATCGACATTAAGCTCCGTTCCTGCAAAGGATCCTGCCAAAGCTACACCGAGTACCAGGTGGACCGGGAGAGCTACGTGGCGCTGGAGAAACAG GTCAGCCAGCTGGACTCCCAGTCGGCTCAGAACATCGAGTCGGTGGGGACGCTGTACGTGATGAAGAGCAGGCCTCTGCAGGGCGTCATCGTGGACAGCATCTACAAGTCCAAGGATGTCAGCAGCAACACGGCAGGACAGCAGAAAGAAGACATGTTCCCCGAG GTGAGGGCGGTCCAGTTGGTCCTTGAACAGGAAGGCTCCAGCTCCTCATCCCCGGCAACCATCTCCAAGGTCCCAGGTACTTCCCTCTCTCCGTCtacatcctcatcatcatcttcttcctcctcctccgcctcctccggCACGTCCACTAAATCCATCACTGAACTCGGAGGACGCGGCGACG GCGGCGGTTTCTTTGGCATGGAGGTCAGCCAGCCCAGCACGGGCCACGTCACCACCAAAACCGTCTCATGCACCCGCAGCACCCGCAGGACCGTCGTCCACACCAAAACCGGCCCGGTGGAGAAGGTGGAGGAGGTGATTGAGGGAGGCCCCGAGTGCTCGGACATGACGGACTCCACCAGGGGAGGGTTGGGCGCCCTCTTCCCCAGCCTCAGCCacacatcctcctcttcctcgtcctcatcttcctcttctGTGACCAAGACCGTCCAGACCGGCGGTACCAAGGGAAGCCTCTTGGATACCAAAACCGAGTTCGGGAATCCATTCG ATACAGGGTTCGACATGGGCTTGTTTGACACGGGCGCAACAGAGGATGACCTTCCTGATATCCACGCCCGGAGTGTGAAGAGCGTTGTTACTGAGCGCCAAGCCGATTATATAGGAAAAG ATTGTGTCGAAGCCCACCAGAACCATCTTAAAGGGGAAACGAACGGACTGTTTAAGATCAAACCCGGCGGCGCTGACTCGGCACAGGTAGTGGAGGTTTATTGCCAGCAGCAGGGGCTAATGGGCGGGTGGTTGTTagtgcagcagagagagagcggcGCGCTCGGCTTCAACCGCACCTGGGCCGAATACCGCGACGGGTTCGGATCGGTCGACGCGAACGGCAACGGGGAGTTCTGGCTAGGCAACCAGAACCTCCACCTGCTGACCAATCAGGGGGAGAGCATGCTGAAGGTGGAGCTGGAGGATTGGGATGGGGGTGTAGCCAGCGCCGAGTACACAGTCAGTGTCGGCGCGGAGACGGAGGGGTACCCGCTGCACGTGTCCGGGTACACCGGGGACGCCGGGGACGCTCTGGCGATGCCCGTTTCTGACACACCGTCTCACAACGGGATGAAATTCAGCACCTTTGACAAAGACAACGACGTTTGGGAGGAGAGTTGCGCGGAGAGGTACGGCGGCGGCTGGTGGTACAACAAATGCCAGACGGCTAACTTGAACGGGGTTTATTATAAAGGCGCGTACGACCCGGAGAAAAACAAGCCGTACGAGACTGAAAACGGAGTCGTGTGGGTGACGTATAAACCGGCCAATTACAGCCTGAAAACTGTTAGGATGTTCATCCGACCGGCTGCTTTTTAA
- the fga gene encoding fibrinogen alpha chain isoform X3 — MERLNVLICLGLICVASTLQAELVDPRGARPVEQGTRSETCATQREWPFCSDDEWGSKCPSGCRILGMINKYDHSALKKIEKIRSLLDLNKAKHRSADQVSKQTYDYLKDKLTLDSDNDNSYFNLAQSLRQRISEMKIKIDRQLRILAALKDRVKDQVVEMQRLEVDIDIKLRSCKGSCQSYTEYQVDRESYVALEKQVSQLDSQSAQNIESVGTLYVMKSRPLQGVIVDSIYKSKDVSSNTAGQQKEDMFPEVRAVQLVLEQEGSSSSSPATISKVPGTSLSPSTSSSSSSSSSSASSGTSTKSITELGGRGDGGGFFGMEVSQPSTGHVTTKTVSCTRSTRRTVVHTKTGPVEKVEEVIEGGPECSDMTDSTRGGLGALFPSLSHTSSSSSSSSSSSVTKTVQTGGTKGSLLDTKTEFGNPFGADTGLDMFVEDTGFDMGLFDTGATEDDLPDIHARSVKSVVTERQADYIGKDCVEAHQNHLKGETNGLFKIKPGGADSAQVVEVYCQQQGLMGGWLLVQQRESGALGFNRTWAEYRDGFGSVDANGNGEFWLGNQNLHLLTNQGESMLKVELEDWDGGVASAEYTVSVGAETEGYPLHVSGYTGDAGDALAMPVSDTPSHNGMKFSTFDKDNDVWEESCAERYGGGWWYNKCQTANLNGVYYKGAYDPEKNKPYETENGVVWVTYKPANYSLKTVRMFIRPAAF; from the exons ATGGAGCGACTTAACGTACTCATCTGTCTCGGCTTGATTTGTGTGGCTTCAACTCTG caggccGAGTTGGTCGACCCCAGAGGAGCCCGACCGGTGGAGCAAGGCACCCGATCCGAAACTTGCGCCACGCAGAGGGAGTGGCCTTTCTGCTCAGACGATGAATGG GGCTCTAAATGCCCGTCGGGCTGCAGGATCCTGGGAATGATAAATAAATACGACCACAGCGCGCTGAAGAAGATCGAGAAGATCCGCAGCCTCCTGGATCTGAACAAAGCCAAGCACCGCTCCGCCGATCAGGTGTCCAAACAGACCTACGACTACCTAAAGGACAAACTCACCCTCGACTCTG ATAATGATAACAGCTACTTCAACCTGGCCCAGTCGCTGCGTCAGAGAATCTCGGAGATGAAGATCAAGATCGACCGACAGCTGAGGATCCTGGCTGCCCTGAAGGATCGAGTCAAAGACCAGGTGGTGGAGATGCAGAGGCTGGAG GTGGATATCGACATTAAGCTCCGTTCCTGCAAAGGATCCTGCCAAAGCTACACCGAGTACCAGGTGGACCGGGAGAGCTACGTGGCGCTGGAGAAACAG GTCAGCCAGCTGGACTCCCAGTCGGCTCAGAACATCGAGTCGGTGGGGACGCTGTACGTGATGAAGAGCAGGCCTCTGCAGGGCGTCATCGTGGACAGCATCTACAAGTCCAAGGATGTCAGCAGCAACACGGCAGGACAGCAGAAAGAAGACATGTTCCCCGAG GTGAGGGCGGTCCAGTTGGTCCTTGAACAGGAAGGCTCCAGCTCCTCATCCCCGGCAACCATCTCCAAGGTCCCAGGTACTTCCCTCTCTCCGTCtacatcctcatcatcatcttcttcctcctcctccgcctcctccggCACGTCCACTAAATCCATCACTGAACTCGGAGGACGCGGCGACG GCGGCGGTTTCTTTGGCATGGAGGTCAGCCAGCCCAGCACGGGCCACGTCACCACCAAAACCGTCTCATGCACCCGCAGCACCCGCAGGACCGTCGTCCACACCAAAACCGGCCCGGTGGAGAAGGTGGAGGAGGTGATTGAGGGAGGCCCCGAGTGCTCGGACATGACGGACTCCACCAGGGGAGGGTTGGGCGCCCTCTTCCCCAGCCTCAGCCacacatcctcctcttcctcgtcctcatcttcctcttctGTGACCAAGACCGTCCAGACCGGCGGTACCAAGGGAAGCCTCTTGGATACCAAAACCGAGTTCGGGAATCCATTCGGTGCGGACACCGGGCTCGACATGTTTGTTGAAG ATACAGGGTTCGACATGGGCTTGTTTGACACGGGCGCAACAGAGGATGACCTTCCTGATATCCACGCCCGGAGTGTGAAGAGCGTTGTTACTGAGCGCCAAGCCGATTATATAGGAAAAG ATTGTGTCGAAGCCCACCAGAACCATCTTAAAGGGGAAACGAACGGACTGTTTAAGATCAAACCCGGCGGCGCTGACTCGGCACAGGTAGTGGAGGTTTATTGCCAGCAGCAGGGGCTAATGGGCGGGTGGTTGTTagtgcagcagagagagagcggcGCGCTCGGCTTCAACCGCACCTGGGCCGAATACCGCGACGGGTTCGGATCGGTCGACGCGAACGGCAACGGGGAGTTCTGGCTAGGCAACCAGAACCTCCACCTGCTGACCAATCAGGGGGAGAGCATGCTGAAGGTGGAGCTGGAGGATTGGGATGGGGGTGTAGCCAGCGCCGAGTACACAGTCAGTGTCGGCGCGGAGACGGAGGGGTACCCGCTGCACGTGTCCGGGTACACCGGGGACGCCGGGGACGCTCTGGCGATGCCCGTTTCTGACACACCGTCTCACAACGGGATGAAATTCAGCACCTTTGACAAAGACAACGACGTTTGGGAGGAGAGTTGCGCGGAGAGGTACGGCGGCGGCTGGTGGTACAACAAATGCCAGACGGCTAACTTGAACGGGGTTTATTATAAAGGCGCGTACGACCCGGAGAAAAACAAGCCGTACGAGACTGAAAACGGAGTCGTGTGGGTGACGTATAAACCGGCCAATTACAGCCTGAAAACTGTTAGGATGTTCATCCGACCGGCTGCTTTTTAA
- the fga gene encoding fibrinogen alpha chain isoform X2: protein MERLNVLICLGLICVASTLAELVDPRGARPVEQGTRSETCATQREWPFCSDDEWGSKCPSGCRILGMINKYDHSALKKIEKIRSLLDLNKAKHRSADQVSKQTYDYLKDKLTLDSDNDNSYFNLAQSLRQRISEMKIKIDRQLRILAALKDRVKDQVVEMQRLEVDIDIKLRSCKGSCQSYTEYQVDRESYVALEKQVSQLDSQSAQNIESVGTLYVMKSRPLQGVIVDSIYKSKDVSSNTAGQQKEDMFPEVRAVQLVLEQEGSSSSSPATISKVPGTSLSPSTSSSSSSSSSSASSGTSTKSITELGGRGDAGSGFFGMEVSQPSTGHVTTKTVSCTRSTRRTVVHTKTGPVEKVEEVIEGGPECSDMTDSTRGGLGALFPSLSHTSSSSSSSSSSSVTKTVQTGGTKGSLLDTKTEFGNPFGADTGLDMFVEDTGFDMGLFDTGATEDDLPDIHARSVKSVVTERQADYIGKDCVEAHQNHLKGETNGLFKIKPGGADSAQVVEVYCQQQGLMGGWLLVQQRESGALGFNRTWAEYRDGFGSVDANGNGEFWLGNQNLHLLTNQGESMLKVELEDWDGGVASAEYTVSVGAETEGYPLHVSGYTGDAGDALAMPVSDTPSHNGMKFSTFDKDNDVWEESCAERYGGGWWYNKCQTANLNGVYYKGAYDPEKNKPYETENGVVWVTYKPANYSLKTVRMFIRPAAF from the exons ATGGAGCGACTTAACGTACTCATCTGTCTCGGCTTGATTTGTGTGGCTTCAACTCTG gccGAGTTGGTCGACCCCAGAGGAGCCCGACCGGTGGAGCAAGGCACCCGATCCGAAACTTGCGCCACGCAGAGGGAGTGGCCTTTCTGCTCAGACGATGAATGG GGCTCTAAATGCCCGTCGGGCTGCAGGATCCTGGGAATGATAAATAAATACGACCACAGCGCGCTGAAGAAGATCGAGAAGATCCGCAGCCTCCTGGATCTGAACAAAGCCAAGCACCGCTCCGCCGATCAGGTGTCCAAACAGACCTACGACTACCTAAAGGACAAACTCACCCTCGACTCTG ATAATGATAACAGCTACTTCAACCTGGCCCAGTCGCTGCGTCAGAGAATCTCGGAGATGAAGATCAAGATCGACCGACAGCTGAGGATCCTGGCTGCCCTGAAGGATCGAGTCAAAGACCAGGTGGTGGAGATGCAGAGGCTGGAG GTGGATATCGACATTAAGCTCCGTTCCTGCAAAGGATCCTGCCAAAGCTACACCGAGTACCAGGTGGACCGGGAGAGCTACGTGGCGCTGGAGAAACAG GTCAGCCAGCTGGACTCCCAGTCGGCTCAGAACATCGAGTCGGTGGGGACGCTGTACGTGATGAAGAGCAGGCCTCTGCAGGGCGTCATCGTGGACAGCATCTACAAGTCCAAGGATGTCAGCAGCAACACGGCAGGACAGCAGAAAGAAGACATGTTCCCCGAG GTGAGGGCGGTCCAGTTGGTCCTTGAACAGGAAGGCTCCAGCTCCTCATCCCCGGCAACCATCTCCAAGGTCCCAGGTACTTCCCTCTCTCCGTCtacatcctcatcatcatcttcttcctcctcctccgcctcctccggCACGTCCACTAAATCCATCACTGAACTCGGAGGACGCGGCGACGCCGGCAGT GGTTTCTTTGGCATGGAGGTCAGCCAGCCCAGCACGGGCCACGTCACCACCAAAACCGTCTCATGCACCCGCAGCACCCGCAGGACCGTCGTCCACACCAAAACCGGCCCGGTGGAGAAGGTGGAGGAGGTGATTGAGGGAGGCCCCGAGTGCTCGGACATGACGGACTCCACCAGGGGAGGGTTGGGCGCCCTCTTCCCCAGCCTCAGCCacacatcctcctcttcctcgtcctcatcttcctcttctGTGACCAAGACCGTCCAGACCGGCGGTACCAAGGGAAGCCTCTTGGATACCAAAACCGAGTTCGGGAATCCATTCGGTGCGGACACCGGGCTCGACATGTTTGTTGAAG ATACAGGGTTCGACATGGGCTTGTTTGACACGGGCGCAACAGAGGATGACCTTCCTGATATCCACGCCCGGAGTGTGAAGAGCGTTGTTACTGAGCGCCAAGCCGATTATATAGGAAAAG ATTGTGTCGAAGCCCACCAGAACCATCTTAAAGGGGAAACGAACGGACTGTTTAAGATCAAACCCGGCGGCGCTGACTCGGCACAGGTAGTGGAGGTTTATTGCCAGCAGCAGGGGCTAATGGGCGGGTGGTTGTTagtgcagcagagagagagcggcGCGCTCGGCTTCAACCGCACCTGGGCCGAATACCGCGACGGGTTCGGATCGGTCGACGCGAACGGCAACGGGGAGTTCTGGCTAGGCAACCAGAACCTCCACCTGCTGACCAATCAGGGGGAGAGCATGCTGAAGGTGGAGCTGGAGGATTGGGATGGGGGTGTAGCCAGCGCCGAGTACACAGTCAGTGTCGGCGCGGAGACGGAGGGGTACCCGCTGCACGTGTCCGGGTACACCGGGGACGCCGGGGACGCTCTGGCGATGCCCGTTTCTGACACACCGTCTCACAACGGGATGAAATTCAGCACCTTTGACAAAGACAACGACGTTTGGGAGGAGAGTTGCGCGGAGAGGTACGGCGGCGGCTGGTGGTACAACAAATGCCAGACGGCTAACTTGAACGGGGTTTATTATAAAGGCGCGTACGACCCGGAGAAAAACAAGCCGTACGAGACTGAAAACGGAGTCGTGTGGGTGACGTATAAACCGGCCAATTACAGCCTGAAAACTGTTAGGATGTTCATCCGACCGGCTGCTTTTTAA
- the fga gene encoding fibrinogen alpha chain isoform X4: MERLNVLICLGLICVASTLQAELVDPRGARPVEQGTRSETCATQREWPFCSDDEWGSKCPSGCRILGMINKYDHSALKKIEKIRSLLDLNKAKHRSADQVSKQTYDYLKDKLTLDSDNDNSYFNLAQSLRQRISEMKIKIDRQLRILAALKDRVKDQVVEMQRLEVDIDIKLRSCKGSCQSYTEYQVDRESYVALEKQVSQLDSQSAQNIESVGTLYVMKSRPLQGVIVDSIYKSKDVSSNTAGQQKEDMFPEVRAVQLVLEQEGSSSSSPATISKVPGTSLSPSTSSSSSSSSSSASSGTSTKSITELGGRGDAGSGFFGMEVSQPSTGHVTTKTVSCTRSTRRTVVHTKTGPVEKVEEVIEGGPECSDMTDSTRGGLGALFPSLSHTSSSSSSSSSSSVTKTVQTGGTKGSLLDTKTEFGNPFDTGFDMGLFDTGATEDDLPDIHARSVKSVVTERQADYIGKDCVEAHQNHLKGETNGLFKIKPGGADSAQVVEVYCQQQGLMGGWLLVQQRESGALGFNRTWAEYRDGFGSVDANGNGEFWLGNQNLHLLTNQGESMLKVELEDWDGGVASAEYTVSVGAETEGYPLHVSGYTGDAGDALAMPVSDTPSHNGMKFSTFDKDNDVWEESCAERYGGGWWYNKCQTANLNGVYYKGAYDPEKNKPYETENGVVWVTYKPANYSLKTVRMFIRPAAF; the protein is encoded by the exons ATGGAGCGACTTAACGTACTCATCTGTCTCGGCTTGATTTGTGTGGCTTCAACTCTG caggccGAGTTGGTCGACCCCAGAGGAGCCCGACCGGTGGAGCAAGGCACCCGATCCGAAACTTGCGCCACGCAGAGGGAGTGGCCTTTCTGCTCAGACGATGAATGG GGCTCTAAATGCCCGTCGGGCTGCAGGATCCTGGGAATGATAAATAAATACGACCACAGCGCGCTGAAGAAGATCGAGAAGATCCGCAGCCTCCTGGATCTGAACAAAGCCAAGCACCGCTCCGCCGATCAGGTGTCCAAACAGACCTACGACTACCTAAAGGACAAACTCACCCTCGACTCTG ATAATGATAACAGCTACTTCAACCTGGCCCAGTCGCTGCGTCAGAGAATCTCGGAGATGAAGATCAAGATCGACCGACAGCTGAGGATCCTGGCTGCCCTGAAGGATCGAGTCAAAGACCAGGTGGTGGAGATGCAGAGGCTGGAG GTGGATATCGACATTAAGCTCCGTTCCTGCAAAGGATCCTGCCAAAGCTACACCGAGTACCAGGTGGACCGGGAGAGCTACGTGGCGCTGGAGAAACAG GTCAGCCAGCTGGACTCCCAGTCGGCTCAGAACATCGAGTCGGTGGGGACGCTGTACGTGATGAAGAGCAGGCCTCTGCAGGGCGTCATCGTGGACAGCATCTACAAGTCCAAGGATGTCAGCAGCAACACGGCAGGACAGCAGAAAGAAGACATGTTCCCCGAG GTGAGGGCGGTCCAGTTGGTCCTTGAACAGGAAGGCTCCAGCTCCTCATCCCCGGCAACCATCTCCAAGGTCCCAGGTACTTCCCTCTCTCCGTCtacatcctcatcatcatcttcttcctcctcctccgcctcctccggCACGTCCACTAAATCCATCACTGAACTCGGAGGACGCGGCGACGCCGGCAGT GGTTTCTTTGGCATGGAGGTCAGCCAGCCCAGCACGGGCCACGTCACCACCAAAACCGTCTCATGCACCCGCAGCACCCGCAGGACCGTCGTCCACACCAAAACCGGCCCGGTGGAGAAGGTGGAGGAGGTGATTGAGGGAGGCCCCGAGTGCTCGGACATGACGGACTCCACCAGGGGAGGGTTGGGCGCCCTCTTCCCCAGCCTCAGCCacacatcctcctcttcctcgtcctcatcttcctcttctGTGACCAAGACCGTCCAGACCGGCGGTACCAAGGGAAGCCTCTTGGATACCAAAACCGAGTTCGGGAATCCATTCG ATACAGGGTTCGACATGGGCTTGTTTGACACGGGCGCAACAGAGGATGACCTTCCTGATATCCACGCCCGGAGTGTGAAGAGCGTTGTTACTGAGCGCCAAGCCGATTATATAGGAAAAG ATTGTGTCGAAGCCCACCAGAACCATCTTAAAGGGGAAACGAACGGACTGTTTAAGATCAAACCCGGCGGCGCTGACTCGGCACAGGTAGTGGAGGTTTATTGCCAGCAGCAGGGGCTAATGGGCGGGTGGTTGTTagtgcagcagagagagagcggcGCGCTCGGCTTCAACCGCACCTGGGCCGAATACCGCGACGGGTTCGGATCGGTCGACGCGAACGGCAACGGGGAGTTCTGGCTAGGCAACCAGAACCTCCACCTGCTGACCAATCAGGGGGAGAGCATGCTGAAGGTGGAGCTGGAGGATTGGGATGGGGGTGTAGCCAGCGCCGAGTACACAGTCAGTGTCGGCGCGGAGACGGAGGGGTACCCGCTGCACGTGTCCGGGTACACCGGGGACGCCGGGGACGCTCTGGCGATGCCCGTTTCTGACACACCGTCTCACAACGGGATGAAATTCAGCACCTTTGACAAAGACAACGACGTTTGGGAGGAGAGTTGCGCGGAGAGGTACGGCGGCGGCTGGTGGTACAACAAATGCCAGACGGCTAACTTGAACGGGGTTTATTATAAAGGCGCGTACGACCCGGAGAAAAACAAGCCGTACGAGACTGAAAACGGAGTCGTGTGGGTGACGTATAAACCGGCCAATTACAGCCTGAAAACTGTTAGGATGTTCATCCGACCGGCTGCTTTTTAA
- the fga gene encoding fibrinogen alpha chain isoform X1, translating to MERLNVLICLGLICVASTLQAELVDPRGARPVEQGTRSETCATQREWPFCSDDEWGSKCPSGCRILGMINKYDHSALKKIEKIRSLLDLNKAKHRSADQVSKQTYDYLKDKLTLDSDNDNSYFNLAQSLRQRISEMKIKIDRQLRILAALKDRVKDQVVEMQRLEVDIDIKLRSCKGSCQSYTEYQVDRESYVALEKQVSQLDSQSAQNIESVGTLYVMKSRPLQGVIVDSIYKSKDVSSNTAGQQKEDMFPEVRAVQLVLEQEGSSSSSPATISKVPGTSLSPSTSSSSSSSSSSASSGTSTKSITELGGRGDAGSGFFGMEVSQPSTGHVTTKTVSCTRSTRRTVVHTKTGPVEKVEEVIEGGPECSDMTDSTRGGLGALFPSLSHTSSSSSSSSSSSVTKTVQTGGTKGSLLDTKTEFGNPFGADTGLDMFVEDTGFDMGLFDTGATEDDLPDIHARSVKSVVTERQADYIGKDCVEAHQNHLKGETNGLFKIKPGGADSAQVVEVYCQQQGLMGGWLLVQQRESGALGFNRTWAEYRDGFGSVDANGNGEFWLGNQNLHLLTNQGESMLKVELEDWDGGVASAEYTVSVGAETEGYPLHVSGYTGDAGDALAMPVSDTPSHNGMKFSTFDKDNDVWEESCAERYGGGWWYNKCQTANLNGVYYKGAYDPEKNKPYETENGVVWVTYKPANYSLKTVRMFIRPAAF from the exons ATGGAGCGACTTAACGTACTCATCTGTCTCGGCTTGATTTGTGTGGCTTCAACTCTG caggccGAGTTGGTCGACCCCAGAGGAGCCCGACCGGTGGAGCAAGGCACCCGATCCGAAACTTGCGCCACGCAGAGGGAGTGGCCTTTCTGCTCAGACGATGAATGG GGCTCTAAATGCCCGTCGGGCTGCAGGATCCTGGGAATGATAAATAAATACGACCACAGCGCGCTGAAGAAGATCGAGAAGATCCGCAGCCTCCTGGATCTGAACAAAGCCAAGCACCGCTCCGCCGATCAGGTGTCCAAACAGACCTACGACTACCTAAAGGACAAACTCACCCTCGACTCTG ATAATGATAACAGCTACTTCAACCTGGCCCAGTCGCTGCGTCAGAGAATCTCGGAGATGAAGATCAAGATCGACCGACAGCTGAGGATCCTGGCTGCCCTGAAGGATCGAGTCAAAGACCAGGTGGTGGAGATGCAGAGGCTGGAG GTGGATATCGACATTAAGCTCCGTTCCTGCAAAGGATCCTGCCAAAGCTACACCGAGTACCAGGTGGACCGGGAGAGCTACGTGGCGCTGGAGAAACAG GTCAGCCAGCTGGACTCCCAGTCGGCTCAGAACATCGAGTCGGTGGGGACGCTGTACGTGATGAAGAGCAGGCCTCTGCAGGGCGTCATCGTGGACAGCATCTACAAGTCCAAGGATGTCAGCAGCAACACGGCAGGACAGCAGAAAGAAGACATGTTCCCCGAG GTGAGGGCGGTCCAGTTGGTCCTTGAACAGGAAGGCTCCAGCTCCTCATCCCCGGCAACCATCTCCAAGGTCCCAGGTACTTCCCTCTCTCCGTCtacatcctcatcatcatcttcttcctcctcctccgcctcctccggCACGTCCACTAAATCCATCACTGAACTCGGAGGACGCGGCGACGCCGGCAGT GGTTTCTTTGGCATGGAGGTCAGCCAGCCCAGCACGGGCCACGTCACCACCAAAACCGTCTCATGCACCCGCAGCACCCGCAGGACCGTCGTCCACACCAAAACCGGCCCGGTGGAGAAGGTGGAGGAGGTGATTGAGGGAGGCCCCGAGTGCTCGGACATGACGGACTCCACCAGGGGAGGGTTGGGCGCCCTCTTCCCCAGCCTCAGCCacacatcctcctcttcctcgtcctcatcttcctcttctGTGACCAAGACCGTCCAGACCGGCGGTACCAAGGGAAGCCTCTTGGATACCAAAACCGAGTTCGGGAATCCATTCGGTGCGGACACCGGGCTCGACATGTTTGTTGAAG ATACAGGGTTCGACATGGGCTTGTTTGACACGGGCGCAACAGAGGATGACCTTCCTGATATCCACGCCCGGAGTGTGAAGAGCGTTGTTACTGAGCGCCAAGCCGATTATATAGGAAAAG ATTGTGTCGAAGCCCACCAGAACCATCTTAAAGGGGAAACGAACGGACTGTTTAAGATCAAACCCGGCGGCGCTGACTCGGCACAGGTAGTGGAGGTTTATTGCCAGCAGCAGGGGCTAATGGGCGGGTGGTTGTTagtgcagcagagagagagcggcGCGCTCGGCTTCAACCGCACCTGGGCCGAATACCGCGACGGGTTCGGATCGGTCGACGCGAACGGCAACGGGGAGTTCTGGCTAGGCAACCAGAACCTCCACCTGCTGACCAATCAGGGGGAGAGCATGCTGAAGGTGGAGCTGGAGGATTGGGATGGGGGTGTAGCCAGCGCCGAGTACACAGTCAGTGTCGGCGCGGAGACGGAGGGGTACCCGCTGCACGTGTCCGGGTACACCGGGGACGCCGGGGACGCTCTGGCGATGCCCGTTTCTGACACACCGTCTCACAACGGGATGAAATTCAGCACCTTTGACAAAGACAACGACGTTTGGGAGGAGAGTTGCGCGGAGAGGTACGGCGGCGGCTGGTGGTACAACAAATGCCAGACGGCTAACTTGAACGGGGTTTATTATAAAGGCGCGTACGACCCGGAGAAAAACAAGCCGTACGAGACTGAAAACGGAGTCGTGTGGGTGACGTATAAACCGGCCAATTACAGCCTGAAAACTGTTAGGATGTTCATCCGACCGGCTGCTTTTTAA